The Micromonospora sediminicola genome contains a region encoding:
- a CDS encoding expansin EXLX1 family cellulose-binding protein gives MTDGSAPHPPIPAGAERPPAVPGRRRAPARARRRLAAAGLAALAAVVAVTLAVRGGAAPACAAPPVGAAPPLGAGAHTGKATFFDSKGAGGNCSRPAAPTNRLYVALGPSEYAAGASCGGFLDVTGPRGTVRVLVMDQCPECAPGHLDLSAEAFARIADPVQGVVRVTYRAVVDPALPGPLTFRIKEGASQWWFAVLVGDHGNPLRSVEVRQNGSWRAADREDYNYWLIPSGAGPGPYTIRVTDVYGHRVTATGIRMAPGQVQRSTVRMYGAGAVTTTRPAKPSRSPSVRPTSASPSPPPSSPSAPTPSTPTPVVEAAAPGACA, from the coding sequence GTGACCGACGGCAGCGCGCCCCACCCACCGATCCCCGCCGGCGCCGAGCGCCCGCCCGCCGTGCCCGGCCGCCGCCGTGCCCCGGCCCGGGCCCGCCGCCGGCTCGCCGCGGCCGGCCTGGCCGCGCTCGCCGCCGTGGTCGCGGTGACCCTCGCGGTACGCGGCGGCGCCGCCCCCGCCTGCGCCGCCCCGCCGGTCGGTGCCGCCCCGCCGCTCGGCGCCGGCGCGCACACCGGGAAGGCCACCTTCTTCGACTCGAAGGGCGCCGGCGGCAACTGCTCCCGGCCCGCCGCGCCCACCAACCGGCTCTACGTCGCGCTGGGCCCCAGCGAGTACGCGGCCGGTGCGTCCTGCGGCGGCTTCCTCGACGTCACCGGCCCGCGCGGCACCGTCCGGGTGCTCGTCATGGACCAGTGCCCGGAGTGCGCGCCCGGTCACCTCGACCTCTCCGCCGAGGCGTTCGCCCGGATCGCCGACCCCGTGCAGGGTGTCGTCCGGGTCACCTACCGGGCGGTGGTGGACCCGGCGCTGCCCGGCCCGCTCACCTTCCGGATCAAGGAAGGCGCCTCCCAGTGGTGGTTCGCCGTCCTCGTCGGCGACCACGGCAACCCGCTGCGCTCGGTGGAGGTCCGGCAGAACGGGTCGTGGCGGGCGGCGGACCGGGAGGACTACAACTACTGGCTGATCCCCTCCGGCGCCGGCCCCGGCCCGTACACGATCCGGGTCACCGACGTGTACGGCCACCGCGTGACCGCCACCGGCATCCGGATGGCGCCGGGTCAGGTGCAGCGCAGCACGGTCCGGATGTACGGCGCGGGTGCCGTCACGACCACCCGGCCGGCGAAGCCGTCCCGCTCCCCGTCCGTCCGCCCCACCAGCGCGTCCCCGTCCCCGCCCCCGTCATCCCCGTCCGCGCCCACCCCGTCCACGCCCACGCCCGTCGTGGAGGCCGCCGCCCCGGGCGCGTGCGCCTGA
- the rfbA gene encoding glucose-1-phosphate thymidylyltransferase RfbA: MRGILLAGGTGSRLWPITRAVSKQLMPVFDKPMVYYPLSTLVMAGVRDILIITTPDDRAQFERLLGDGAQWGLRLEYAEQARPEGIAQAFLLGADFIGDEAVALILGDNIFHGVGLGRQLAQHGDPAGARVFAYPVANPGDYGVVEFDAAGRVLSIEEKPARPRSRYAVPGLYFYDNRVVDIARKLTPSARGELEITAVNETYREWGELSVTVLDRGTAWLDTGTFTSMMQAAEFVRVIEERQGMKIGCVEEVVWRSGLIDDDRLRTLAHPLTRSGYGEYLLGLLAEGSTVGSGS; the protein is encoded by the coding sequence GTGCGTGGAATCCTGCTCGCCGGCGGCACCGGCTCCCGGCTCTGGCCGATCACCCGGGCCGTGTCCAAGCAACTGATGCCGGTGTTCGACAAGCCGATGGTCTACTACCCGCTCTCCACGCTGGTGATGGCCGGCGTGCGGGACATTCTGATCATCACGACGCCGGACGACCGGGCCCAGTTCGAGCGGCTGCTCGGCGACGGCGCCCAGTGGGGACTGCGGCTGGAGTACGCCGAGCAGGCCCGCCCGGAGGGCATCGCGCAGGCGTTCCTGCTCGGCGCGGACTTCATCGGCGACGAGGCGGTCGCTCTGATCCTGGGCGACAACATCTTCCACGGCGTCGGCCTCGGCCGGCAGCTCGCGCAGCACGGCGACCCGGCCGGCGCCCGCGTCTTCGCCTACCCGGTCGCCAACCCGGGCGACTACGGCGTGGTGGAGTTCGACGCGGCCGGCCGGGTGCTGTCGATCGAGGAGAAGCCGGCCCGCCCCCGGTCCCGGTACGCGGTGCCCGGCCTCTACTTCTACGACAACCGGGTGGTCGACATCGCCCGCAAGCTCACCCCCAGCGCCCGGGGCGAGTTGGAGATCACGGCGGTGAACGAGACCTACCGCGAGTGGGGCGAGCTGTCGGTGACCGTGCTGGACCGGGGCACGGCCTGGCTGGACACCGGCACGTTCACCTCGATGATGCAGGCCGCCGAGTTCGTCCGGGTGATCGAGGAACGGCAGGGCATGAAGATCGGCTGCGTCGAGGAGGTGGTCTGGCGGTCCGGCCTGATCGACGACGACCGGCTGCGGACGCTGGCCCACCCGCTGACCCGCAGTGGATACGGCGAATACCTGCTCGGGCTGCTGGCCGAGGGGTCGACCGTGGGGAGCGGCTCGTGA
- a CDS encoding dTDP-4-dehydrorhamnose 3,5-epimerase family protein, which produces MKVRPLGIEDAWEITPRQHGDSRGLFLEWYRFDHLADAVGHPLRLAQGNLSVSARGVVRGIHFADVPPGQAKYVTCVRGAVVDVIVDVRVGSPTFGRWEAVRLDDVDRRAVYLGEGLGHGFCALTDDATLSYLCSTTYNPTVERAVHPLDPELAIDWPAGTPLLSDRDAAAPSLAEARDAGLLPDYGTCRAFTAGLATRPSS; this is translated from the coding sequence GTGAAGGTCCGGCCGTTGGGCATCGAGGACGCCTGGGAGATCACGCCCCGGCAACACGGCGACTCCCGCGGACTGTTCCTGGAGTGGTACCGGTTCGACCACCTCGCCGACGCGGTCGGGCACCCGCTGCGGCTGGCGCAGGGCAACCTCTCGGTCTCCGCGCGGGGGGTGGTGCGCGGCATCCACTTCGCCGACGTACCGCCCGGCCAGGCGAAGTACGTGACCTGCGTACGCGGGGCCGTCGTCGACGTGATCGTGGACGTCCGGGTGGGCTCGCCGACCTTCGGCCGGTGGGAGGCGGTGCGCCTGGACGACGTCGACCGGCGGGCGGTCTATCTCGGCGAGGGCCTGGGGCACGGCTTCTGCGCGCTGACCGACGACGCCACGCTGAGCTATCTCTGCTCCACCACCTACAACCCGACCGTCGAGCGTGCCGTGCACCCCCTCGACCCGGAACTGGCGATCGACTGGCCGGCGGGGACACCGCTGCTCTCCGACCGGGACGCGGCCGCGCCCAGCCTGGCCGAGGCACGCGACGCGGGCCTGCTACCCGACTACGGCACCTGCCGCGCCTTCACCGCCGGGCTGGCCACCCGCCCGTCGTCCTGA
- a CDS encoding sugar transferase → MPRLPAYEHPAAQPPGVTSMTGSMDTTTVLPYAGTRASTRTRRLRAWMVTAPIDVAALLAPLLLTQDYWRGTLSNAALTVGLLATGGLYRPRRHISILDELPSLGGRLLAAGAVVAIIAALRHDSVVYLGGFMRGLALSAGLVVIGRAVNSRIVLLARRRRWVEHNAIVVGGGPIGAELARLLRRYPQYGLRFVGAVDAPSRPRLGALPLIGTIDDVEKLVTMVECEVLVIADPDCSESDLMEALLRPASSRCDLWAVPRLWGSRSQGGHPDHIGAIPIVKIGDTTLSGPRWWVKRASDVLFAVVALILLSPLLLLCALATFLDGGRGIFFRQERIGRYGEPFQVVKFRTMRPADEHESQTTWSIAHDRRVGPIGRFLRRTSLDELPQLWNILRGEMSVVGPRPERPYFVEKFSVEYPTYAMRHRVPVGLTGLAQVSGLRGDTPISDRARFDNYYVENWSLWLDIKIVLRTVAEVFRGGGR, encoded by the coding sequence ATGCCACGCCTACCGGCGTACGAGCATCCGGCCGCGCAGCCGCCGGGCGTCACATCGATGACCGGCAGTATGGACACGACCACGGTGCTGCCGTACGCCGGCACCCGGGCCTCGACGCGTACCCGGCGGTTGCGGGCCTGGATGGTGACCGCGCCCATCGACGTCGCCGCGCTGCTCGCACCGCTGCTGCTGACCCAGGACTACTGGCGCGGGACGCTGTCCAACGCGGCGCTCACCGTAGGGCTGCTCGCCACCGGCGGGCTCTACCGACCCCGCCGGCACATCAGCATCCTGGACGAGCTGCCCAGTCTCGGCGGGCGCCTGCTCGCCGCCGGCGCGGTGGTGGCCATCATCGCCGCGCTGCGCCACGACTCGGTGGTCTACCTCGGCGGTTTCATGCGCGGCCTCGCGCTCTCCGCCGGGCTGGTGGTGATCGGCCGGGCGGTCAACTCGCGGATCGTGCTGCTCGCCCGGCGGCGGCGCTGGGTGGAGCACAACGCGATCGTCGTCGGCGGCGGCCCGATCGGCGCGGAACTCGCCCGGCTGCTGCGCCGCTACCCGCAGTACGGGCTGCGGTTCGTGGGCGCGGTGGACGCGCCGTCGCGGCCGCGCCTGGGCGCGCTGCCGCTCATCGGGACCATCGACGACGTCGAGAAGCTGGTCACGATGGTGGAGTGCGAGGTCCTGGTCATCGCCGACCCGGACTGCTCCGAGTCCGACCTGATGGAGGCGCTGCTCCGACCGGCGAGTTCCCGCTGCGACCTGTGGGCGGTGCCGCGGCTGTGGGGCTCCCGGTCCCAGGGCGGCCACCCGGACCACATCGGGGCCATCCCGATCGTCAAGATCGGCGACACCACGCTGAGCGGTCCACGGTGGTGGGTCAAGCGCGCCTCCGACGTGCTCTTCGCGGTGGTCGCGCTGATCCTGCTGAGCCCGCTGCTGCTGCTCTGCGCGCTCGCCACGTTCCTCGACGGCGGGCGCGGGATCTTCTTCCGGCAGGAGCGGATCGGCCGCTACGGCGAGCCGTTCCAGGTCGTCAAGTTCCGCACCATGCGTCCCGCCGACGAGCACGAGTCGCAGACCACCTGGTCGATCGCGCACGACCGGCGGGTCGGACCGATCGGCCGGTTCCTGCGGCGCACCTCGCTGGACGAGCTGCCCCAGCTGTGGAACATCCTGCGCGGCGAGATGAGCGTGGTGGGGCCACGGCCCGAGCGGCCCTACTTCGTGGAGAAGTTCTCCGTGGAGTACCCCACCTACGCGATGCGCCACCGCGTCCCGGTGGGGCTCACCGGCCTGGCACAGGTCAGCGGCCTGCGCGGGGACACGCCGATCTCGGACCGCGCCCGGTTCGACAACTACTACGTGGAGAACTGGTCGCTCTGGCTCGACATCAAGATCGTTCTGCGTACCGTGGCGGAGGTCTTCCGGGGCGGCGGTCGCTGA
- a CDS encoding GNAT family N-acetyltransferase, with translation MDLRFVLDPDLTPELREQLVDLWVDVTNAGGAVGFVAPVTEAEVRPVAESTLAEVADGPDRLLVGYAGERLAAVVVVADNRFHLKTHWRVLKRVMVHPETQGRGYGAALMREAERVARALGVEALHVTVRDGLGLDRFYRRLGYRQIGRLPAALRLSPTDSRDEILMWLDLPARPGSVDHAVVAPDKVH, from the coding sequence GTGGACCTGCGCTTCGTACTCGACCCCGACCTCACGCCTGAGCTGCGCGAACAGCTCGTCGACCTGTGGGTGGACGTGACCAACGCCGGGGGCGCGGTCGGCTTCGTCGCCCCGGTCACCGAGGCCGAGGTGCGGCCGGTCGCCGAGTCGACGCTCGCCGAGGTCGCCGACGGGCCGGACCGGCTGCTGGTCGGCTACGCGGGCGAACGGCTGGCCGCCGTCGTGGTCGTCGCGGACAACCGGTTCCACCTGAAGACGCACTGGCGGGTGCTCAAGCGGGTCATGGTGCACCCCGAAACCCAGGGACGCGGGTACGGCGCGGCGCTGATGCGCGAGGCCGAGCGGGTCGCCCGCGCCCTGGGCGTGGAGGCGCTGCATGTGACCGTCCGCGACGGTCTCGGCCTGGACCGCTTCTACCGGCGTCTCGGCTACCGGCAGATCGGCCGCCTGCCCGCCGCGCTCCGCCTGTCCCCCACCGACTCCCGCGACGAGATCCTCATGTGGCTCGACCTCCCCGCGCGCCCCGGATCCGTCGATCATGCAGTCGTGGCACCTGACAAAGTCCACTGA
- the rfbD gene encoding dTDP-4-dehydrorhamnose reductase: MSRLLVTGAGGMLGRDLLAVLRTRPDLTVTAATRADLDVTDERAVRAAVAGHDVVLNAAAWTDVDGAETREPAATAVNGAAVAHLARACALAGARMVHVSTDYVFPGDATEPYPEDAPTGPVNAYGRGKLAGERAVARLLPETGYVVRTAWLYSTSGRNFVTTVLRLAAERDHLDVVDDQRGQPTWSYRLAERLVALADAALAGDAAPGTYHGTAAGETTWYGLARAVFVLRGLDPDRIRPTTSDRFPRPAPRPRYSVLAHGRWAAAKLPPPGPWHADLAEALAR, from the coding sequence GTGAGCCGGCTGCTCGTCACCGGCGCAGGCGGGATGCTCGGACGGGACCTGCTGGCCGTGCTGCGCACCCGCCCGGACCTCACCGTCACCGCCGCCACCCGCGCCGACCTCGACGTCACCGACGAGCGGGCGGTGCGGGCGGCGGTCGCCGGCCACGACGTGGTGCTCAACGCCGCGGCGTGGACCGATGTGGACGGCGCCGAGACCCGGGAGCCGGCGGCCACGGCGGTCAACGGCGCGGCGGTCGCCCACCTGGCCCGGGCCTGCGCCCTGGCCGGGGCCCGGATGGTGCACGTCTCCACCGACTACGTGTTCCCCGGCGACGCCACCGAGCCCTACCCGGAGGACGCGCCGACCGGTCCGGTGAACGCGTACGGGCGCGGCAAGCTCGCCGGCGAGCGGGCGGTGGCCCGGCTGCTGCCCGAGACCGGGTACGTGGTGCGCACCGCCTGGCTCTACAGCACCTCGGGCCGCAACTTCGTCACCACCGTGCTGCGGCTGGCCGCCGAGCGCGACCACCTCGACGTGGTCGACGACCAACGGGGGCAGCCGACCTGGTCGTACCGGCTCGCCGAGCGGCTCGTCGCGCTGGCCGACGCGGCGCTGGCCGGCGACGCGGCGCCGGGGACCTACCACGGCACCGCCGCCGGCGAGACCACCTGGTACGGGCTGGCCCGCGCGGTGTTCGTCCTGCGCGGCCTGGACCCTGACCGGATCCGCCCGACCACCAGCGACCGTTTCCCGCGCCCGGCGCCGCGTCCCCGCTACAGCGTGCTGGCCCACGGCCGGTGGGCCGCCGCGAAGCTGCCGCCGCCGGGGCCGTGGCACGCCGACCTGGCCGAGGCGCTGGCGCGCTGA
- the rfbB gene encoding dTDP-glucose 4,6-dehydratase, whose amino-acid sequence MRILVTGGAGFIGSEYVRMLLGVPGGDAAEVTDLAPAGVTVLDKLTYSGNPANLAPVRDDPRLRFVQGDICDPVTVDAVVPGHDVVVHFAAESHVDRSITGAAPFVTTNVLGTQTLLDAALRHGTRRFVHVSTDEVYGSIDSGSWTEDWPLAPNSPYSASKAGSDLLALAYHRTHGLDVVVTRCSNNYGPYQYPEKVVPLFVTNLLDGGTVPLYGDGGNVRDWLHVHDHCRGIALVQEKGRAGEVYHIGGGTELTNRDLTARLLAACGADWDRVVPVTDRKGHDRRYSLDITRISTELGYAPSIDLDRGLAETVRWYRDNRAWWEPLKTATRG is encoded by the coding sequence GTGAGGATCCTCGTCACCGGCGGCGCCGGCTTCATCGGGTCGGAGTACGTGCGGATGCTGCTGGGCGTGCCCGGCGGCGACGCGGCCGAGGTGACGGACCTGGCGCCCGCCGGGGTGACCGTGCTGGACAAGCTCACCTACTCCGGCAACCCGGCCAACCTCGCGCCGGTGCGCGACGACCCCCGGCTGCGCTTCGTGCAGGGCGACATCTGCGACCCGGTGACGGTCGACGCGGTGGTGCCCGGGCACGACGTGGTCGTCCACTTCGCCGCCGAGTCGCACGTGGACCGGTCCATCACCGGGGCCGCGCCGTTCGTCACCACCAACGTGCTGGGCACCCAGACCCTGCTCGACGCCGCGCTGCGCCACGGGACCCGGCGGTTCGTGCACGTCTCCACCGACGAGGTCTACGGCTCGATCGACTCCGGCTCGTGGACGGAGGACTGGCCGCTGGCGCCGAACTCCCCGTACTCGGCCTCGAAGGCCGGCTCGGACCTGCTGGCGCTGGCCTACCACCGCACCCACGGCCTGGACGTGGTGGTCACCCGTTGCTCCAACAACTACGGGCCCTACCAGTACCCGGAGAAGGTCGTCCCGCTCTTCGTCACCAACCTGCTCGACGGCGGCACCGTGCCGCTCTACGGCGACGGCGGCAACGTCCGGGACTGGCTGCACGTGCACGACCACTGCCGGGGCATCGCGCTGGTGCAGGAGAAGGGGCGGGCCGGCGAGGTCTACCACATCGGCGGCGGCACCGAGCTGACCAACCGGGACCTCACCGCCCGGCTGCTCGCCGCGTGCGGCGCCGACTGGGACCGGGTCGTGCCGGTGACCGACCGCAAGGGCCACGACCGCCGCTACTCGCTGGACATCACCAGGATCAGCACAGAGCTGGGGTACGCCCCGAGCATCGACCTCGACCGGGGCCTGGCGGAGACGGTGCGGTGGTACCGGGACAACCGGGCCTGGTGGGAGCCGCTGAAGACGGCGACCCGCGGGTGA
- a CDS encoding ribbon-helix-helix domain-containing protein encodes MAVKKVTVTLPEELVEALGTAAREDGIPLSRLVASAAESELRRRVGRRLVADWQAEHGAFTVEEIAAARAEMAAADAQALSAPGQAAA; translated from the coding sequence ATGGCGGTGAAGAAGGTCACGGTTACCCTCCCCGAGGAGTTGGTGGAGGCGCTTGGCACGGCGGCCCGGGAAGATGGCATCCCACTGTCACGGCTGGTCGCCAGCGCGGCGGAGAGTGAGCTGCGGCGGCGGGTCGGGCGGCGACTGGTCGCCGACTGGCAAGCCGAACACGGTGCGTTCACCGTGGAGGAGATTGCTGCGGCGCGCGCGGAGATGGCCGCCGCCGACGCTCAGGCGCTCAGCGCGCCTGGTCAGGCAGCCGCGTGA
- a CDS encoding zinc-dependent alcohol dehydrogenase family protein gives MRAVVLREFASPLRVDEIDLPTAGAGQVLVRIVASGVNPLDTKIQAGQAPHARVRPPAVLGLDLAGVVVAVGPDVTSFQPGDEVYGLTGGVADLQGSLAEYAAVDCRLLARKPGALSMREAAALPLALITAWEGLVDRAGVSAGQKVLVHGGAGGVGYVAIQLARARGAEVYATGSSSSIEVIRSLGAVPIDYRVSGVEEYVGTHTAGQGFDIVVDTVGGPTLDASFAAVRTYEGHVVSALGWGSHSLAPLSFRGATYSGVFTLLPMLTGQGREHHGEILREGAALADAGALRPRLDPRRFTLDTVAEAHELVARGAGAGKVVVDVEA, from the coding sequence ATGCGGGCCGTGGTACTGCGGGAGTTCGCTTCGCCCCTGCGGGTCGACGAGATCGACCTGCCCACCGCCGGCGCCGGCCAGGTGCTCGTGCGCATCGTCGCCAGCGGCGTCAATCCGCTGGACACCAAGATCCAGGCTGGCCAGGCTCCGCACGCCCGAGTCCGTCCGCCGGCGGTGCTCGGCCTCGACCTCGCCGGGGTGGTCGTCGCCGTGGGTCCGGACGTCACGAGCTTCCAGCCCGGCGACGAGGTGTACGGACTCACCGGTGGCGTGGCCGATTTGCAGGGCTCGCTGGCGGAGTACGCCGCCGTGGACTGCCGGCTGCTGGCGCGCAAGCCGGGGGCGCTCTCCATGCGCGAGGCCGCCGCGCTGCCGCTGGCCCTGATCACCGCCTGGGAGGGGCTGGTCGACCGGGCCGGGGTCAGCGCCGGGCAGAAGGTGCTGGTGCACGGCGGCGCCGGCGGCGTCGGGTACGTCGCGATCCAACTCGCCCGCGCCCGCGGCGCCGAGGTGTACGCGACGGGCAGTTCGTCGAGCATCGAGGTCATCCGGAGCCTGGGCGCGGTGCCCATCGACTACCGCGTCAGCGGCGTCGAGGAGTACGTCGGGACCCACACCGCGGGTCAGGGGTTCGACATCGTCGTCGACACCGTGGGCGGCCCGACGCTGGACGCCTCGTTCGCGGCGGTGCGCACCTATGAGGGACACGTCGTCAGCGCGCTGGGGTGGGGGTCGCACTCCCTCGCACCGCTGTCGTTCCGCGGGGCGACCTACTCCGGAGTGTTCACCCTGCTGCCCATGCTGACCGGACAGGGCCGGGAACATCATGGGGAGATCCTGCGCGAGGGCGCCGCACTTGCCGACGCCGGCGCGCTGCGTCCACGACTCGACCCGCGCCGCTTCACCCTCGACACCGTCGCGGAGGCGCACGAACTGGTCGCCCGGGGCGCCGGGGCGGGCAAGGTCGTCGTTGACGTCGAGGCCTGA
- a CDS encoding TetR/AcrR family transcriptional regulator — protein MDRSTGDRSKAPSRRTDAERNRTRILDTARTALEQDPDASMQSIAKLAGIGQGTLYRNFPNREALVLAVHRRDVQDLVDAAPRLAAGNPPLAALRRWLDELGSYGRIKHGLAGALNSSTREQLATEGYDPVVDAMGTLLRACQQAGDVRADVTADDLLLLVGFLWRISPDENFETRSSHLLDLVMDALRRPAT, from the coding sequence ATGGATCGCAGCACCGGTGACCGGTCGAAAGCACCGAGTCGGCGGACCGATGCCGAGCGCAACAGGACCCGAATCCTCGACACCGCGCGCACCGCCCTGGAGCAGGACCCCGACGCCTCGATGCAGTCGATAGCCAAGCTCGCCGGCATCGGTCAGGGCACCCTGTACCGCAACTTTCCCAACCGGGAAGCGCTCGTCCTGGCGGTACACCGACGCGACGTCCAGGACCTCGTCGACGCCGCGCCCCGGCTGGCCGCCGGCAACCCTCCGCTCGCCGCGCTACGGCGATGGCTCGACGAACTGGGCAGCTACGGCAGGATCAAGCACGGCCTGGCCGGCGCCTTGAACAGCTCCACCAGGGAGCAGCTCGCCACCGAGGGGTACGACCCGGTCGTCGACGCCATGGGCACGTTGCTGCGCGCCTGCCAGCAGGCCGGCGACGTCCGCGCCGACGTGACCGCCGACGATCTCCTGCTGCTGGTTGGCTTCCTCTGGCGCATCAGTCCGGACGAGAACTTCGAGACCCGCAGCAGCCACCTGCTCGACCTCGTCATGGACGCGCTGCGACGACCCGCAACGTAG
- a CDS encoding type II toxin-antitoxin system VapC family toxin — MNIPYVYDAGVLLAIDSNDRRIWAIHHLALEEGRRLIIPSVVVGQAWRDARRQVQLGRFLHSCEVVPVGLELSKSAGVLCGKAGTRDVVDASVVTIALAYGAIVFTSDPEDIAHLSAAADVKPGLVIRRL; from the coding sequence GTGAACATCCCCTATGTCTACGACGCCGGGGTTCTGCTCGCCATCGACAGCAACGATCGGCGGATCTGGGCGATCCACCACCTGGCTCTCGAAGAGGGGCGACGCCTGATCATCCCCTCCGTCGTGGTCGGCCAGGCGTGGCGCGACGCACGCCGTCAGGTGCAGCTCGGCCGGTTCCTGCACAGCTGTGAGGTCGTCCCGGTCGGCCTTGAACTGTCGAAGTCGGCGGGCGTCCTGTGCGGGAAGGCCGGCACCCGTGACGTGGTCGACGCCAGCGTCGTCACCATTGCTCTGGCGTACGGCGCGATCGTCTTCACCAGCGATCCGGAGGACATCGCGCATCTTTCGGCCGCCGCGGACGTCAAGCCAGGGCTGGTCATCCGCCGCCTCTGA
- a CDS encoding phosphotransferase → MTQGIGRRGGQVLRPTGPWSEAVHEHLRHLEAAGFDGAPRFLGLEGHREVLTFIDGDVPVDPDWRPGTVQRLPAYARSEAALVATAALVRQLHDAARGFRPTSTEYRFVPHPPRQGELVSHGDLGPWNTVYRSGVPVGFIDWDAAGPVDPLVDLAAAAWEFVPLAPPEQLRAAGFDPVPDIAARLWLFVGAYGPVDRSVMVAALQQSRLLAAERIKHAPVDAAEAAEALEHVSRELRWLHSVRSHLSR, encoded by the coding sequence ATGACGCAGGGCATCGGCCGACGCGGAGGACAGGTCCTACGGCCCACCGGCCCCTGGTCCGAGGCCGTGCACGAACACCTGCGGCACCTGGAGGCTGCGGGATTCGACGGGGCGCCGCGGTTCCTCGGACTCGAAGGACACCGCGAGGTCCTCACCTTCATCGACGGCGACGTGCCGGTCGACCCGGACTGGCGGCCGGGGACGGTGCAGCGGCTGCCGGCCTACGCCCGGTCCGAGGCCGCCCTGGTCGCCACCGCGGCTCTGGTGCGTCAACTCCACGACGCCGCGCGTGGCTTCCGACCGACCAGCACGGAGTATCGCTTCGTCCCGCATCCCCCGCGGCAGGGTGAGCTCGTCTCGCACGGCGATCTCGGGCCGTGGAACACCGTCTACCGGAGCGGCGTGCCGGTCGGATTCATCGACTGGGACGCCGCCGGCCCGGTCGATCCCCTGGTCGACCTGGCCGCGGCGGCGTGGGAGTTCGTGCCGCTCGCGCCGCCGGAACAGCTCCGCGCCGCCGGGTTCGACCCCGTACCGGACATCGCCGCACGCCTGTGGCTGTTCGTCGGCGCGTACGGCCCTGTCGACCGGTCCGTCATGGTGGCCGCGCTGCAACAGAGCCGGCTGCTCGCCGCCGAGCGGATCAAGCACGCTCCCGTGGACGCGGCGGAAGCCGCCGAGGCGCTCGAACACGTCTCCCGCGAGCTCAGATGGCTGCACTCCGTGCGGTCCCACCTCAGCCGGTGA
- a CDS encoding LCP family protein, with amino-acid sequence MSDRQPLAGSDTHPATSDVEPDGPEEKTPRRRRGLRIALILLLVVVLLGGGGALAGGLYYRSVDKSIERVDAFEGVPEASRPPVAAKGAMNIMILGSDSRDPESTGGSRSDTIILAHLPKDRSSAQLISIPRDTWTAVPKSREGRGGRDAKINAAYAWGGVPLMVQTVEKFSGVRVDNVAMVDFAAFKEIIDALGGVEIDVEKGFTTKYSLIGTRTFKQGRQTMDGAAALDYARERHAFPDGDFARIRHQQQVIKAILDKAASGGVLTNPAKLNSFVRATSNSVAVDKSLSLVDLAMEMRGLRSGNLTFFTCPVKGTGRVGSESVVFPDPVRSKTLFDAVRRDSVPDILAVSGK; translated from the coding sequence ATGTCCGATCGCCAGCCCCTCGCCGGTTCCGACACCCACCCCGCGACGTCCGACGTGGAGCCGGACGGCCCGGAGGAGAAGACGCCCCGGCGTCGCCGGGGCCTGCGGATCGCGCTGATCCTGCTGCTCGTCGTCGTGCTGCTGGGTGGGGGTGGCGCCCTGGCCGGCGGGCTCTACTACCGGTCGGTCGACAAGTCGATCGAACGGGTGGACGCGTTCGAAGGCGTGCCCGAGGCGTCCCGGCCGCCGGTCGCGGCCAAGGGCGCGATGAACATCATGATCCTGGGCAGCGACTCCCGCGATCCGGAGAGCACCGGCGGGTCGCGCAGCGACACCATCATCCTGGCCCACCTGCCGAAGGACCGGTCCAGCGCACAGCTCATCTCGATCCCCCGGGACACCTGGACGGCGGTGCCGAAGTCCAGGGAGGGCCGGGGCGGTCGCGACGCGAAGATCAACGCCGCGTACGCCTGGGGCGGCGTGCCGCTGATGGTGCAGACCGTGGAGAAGTTCAGCGGGGTCCGGGTCGACAACGTGGCCATGGTGGACTTCGCCGCCTTCAAGGAGATCATCGACGCGCTCGGCGGCGTCGAGATCGACGTGGAGAAGGGCTTCACCACGAAGTACTCGCTGATCGGCACCCGGACCTTCAAGCAGGGCCGGCAGACCATGGACGGCGCCGCCGCGCTGGACTACGCGCGGGAGCGGCACGCCTTCCCGGACGGCGACTTCGCGCGCATCCGCCACCAGCAGCAGGTGATCAAGGCGATCCTGGACAAGGCGGCCTCCGGCGGCGTGCTGACCAACCCGGCCAAGCTCAACTCGTTCGTCCGGGCCACGTCGAACTCCGTGGCGGTCGACAAGTCACTGTCCCTGGTGGACCTGGCGATGGAGATGCGTGGCCTGCGCAGCGGCAACCTGACGTTCTTCACCTGCCCGGTGAAGGGGACGGGCCGGGTCGGCAGCGAGAGCGTGGTGTTCCCGGACCCGGTCCGGTCGAAGACGTTGTTCGACGCGGTCCGCCGGGACTCGGTCCCGGACATCCTGGCGGTCAGCGGAAAGTAG